In Brachyhypopomus gauderio isolate BG-103 chromosome 18, BGAUD_0.2, whole genome shotgun sequence, the sequence AACATTTTATGGGACGTCAAGCATGTATCGAGCAAAACGAAATTAGGATATTTTTAAGAGAAAATAATGCAACTAATAGTCTCACTATGTCTGCACTTAGCATTTAACTAAGTCTGTATTATTATCATCTACCGTTGCTGTCCCGAGTGTTCAACATTTAAATGTCATGTCGCCATTTACGGTTAATTCATCAAACCTTTTTTTCAGTACTTAACTCGGACCCTAATTTGTCAAACCGCTTAGCATATATAGACGTTTATCGTTTTTAACACAACGGTGTGCTGTCTTTCTGACAGTATTACATAACCGCTCGTTTCGTCGTTTCTCCACAGTTTGTGGCTCAGCCCAACTGCCAGCAGCTGCTAGCCACGCTGTGGTACGACGGTTTTCCCGGCTGGAGACGGCGACACTGGGCGGTGAAGCTGGTCACGTGTTTCACCATCGGCCTGCTGTTCCCCGTTTTCTCCATCATCTACCTGCTGGCCCCGAAGAGCACGATTGGCCTGTTCATTAAGAAACCCTTCATCAAATTCATCTGCCACACCGCCTCATATCttaccttcctcttcctcttgctcCTGGCGTCACAACACATAGTGCAAACGGACCTGCATGTACAGGGTCCACCGCCCACTATCGTGGAGTGGATGATCCTACCTTGGGTGTTGGGTAAGCATGTCTGTTAGTTTGCTTATGTGCGTCTGTGTCAGCCTACttattattcatttactgctattCAAAAACGGAGCAGCACATTTCCAAGCAATAAAACCAAGCTCTGTGGGTGAGAAATATGTGGCTGAGGGCTTTATCAGCCAAAGGAAGCAACTAATCACTCATGaattattaattaatgaattattAATACCTGAATCTATTCGTTTCAAGACAAACATAGAGAAAATTTGATCTGAAGTGCCATATGAGAATGAATGGATTTAATCAAAGCTTGACTGCGATGTTTTGAGGATCACCAAGCTTTCTTGGCAACTCAGAAGTGGACTCAAGTGAAAGCATGAAGCATGTTATCAGAGGACCCATTATTCTAGAGGACAGGTGGAATCAGGCAGCACAGGGTCTCCGAGTCTGTGAACCTAGCTCTCTACAGGACTTCAAAACGATTGGCCTGCATATAATCCTCccgttttattcttttttttcccaTGTGGATGTTTCTAAATGATGTCATGACGTTCATTTGTTCTGATCTTTTCAGGTTTCATTTGGGCTGAAATCAAGGAGATGTGGGACGGAGGCTTCACAGAGTACGTACACGATTGGTGGAACCTCATGGATTTCGCCATGAATTCCCTCTATCTAGCCACCATATCCCTGAAGATCGTGGCATATTTTAAGGTACATAACCCAGATGAAAGCTCATCATAAATTGCCACTGGCAAAATTGACGTCTGTATCTTTTTATGTTAATAACCCACCCAAAGCAGCAACTTCATTTTTCACAACGATCTGTGATATGAAGttgcctctctttctccatgtttttgtttatttatacatttgttgttgttgttgttgtttggtcaCCGTGACAGTACAACAGCTCGCGTCCACGCGAGGAGTGGGAGATGTGGCACCCGACGCTGATCGCTGAGGCGCTGTTCGCCGTCGCCAACATCTTCAGCTCTCTGCGGCTCATCTCGCTCTTCACGGCCAACTCGCACCTGGGCCCGCTGCAGATCTCGCTGGGTCGGATGCTCCTCGACATCCTCAAGTTCCTCTTCATCTACTGCCTGGTGCTGCTGGCCTTCGCCAACGGCCTCAACCAGCTCTACTTCTACTACGAGACTCAGGCGGCCGATGAGCCCAACCACTGCAAGGGCATCCGCTGTGAGAAGCAGAACAACGCCTTCTCCACGTGAGCGATGGGGCCCAGCACTATTCTTGGAGATCTGCCCGGAGATGCACGTTTCAGGTTCACAAAGTAAAAGTCCAGTGCAGGATTTTGTGCCGGGTGCACAATTGGTGGAATTAAATTGCTAAATTAACTGGTTAATGCAAGATGACGGCAGGACTTTTACCTTGCAGATCCTGAATGTGCTCATCGGTGTCCAGCAAAGTTGTTTCAGTTATAGCGTATTTCACCTGACCCGCAATTATCATCATCAGAAGCTCTTGATTAGTCAGATCAAAGTTGAGAGGGAGGTGACCCTCACAGTAAGGTGGTTTCTACAGGAGGGTTTTTGTTACCACTGGTGTTGAAAGGATGGAAGCTCTTGAGATATCCATAAGTGTTTCTCAGTCTTTCCTAATATTTTCCTGTATTGCTCATTGTTTCCTTCAGATTTCAATGTATAACGATGCTGAGAAAAAAATTCATCTGCTGCTTGTACCTGAGTGAcagaaatctctctctctctctctttcaatttgtctttctgtctctgtctcctctttaTCTATGTTACCGAGGTTCCCATTTTTCATGTGCACTGGCGTGTACAATAGATAGAAACGTCCCATTggtgatttaaaaaataatcaaTTGTATTTCTAACTCTTCTCAAATACAGATGTCAGATGTTTTATGTAGATCGTATCTATGTCTGACCATAGCAAAGATTCAGTGGAGTGAAATGGACTTGTCTCATAAGACCATGAGCACTAGAATGTATTATATGGATTCTCTATGTGGTATTTCACTGTGTAGTAATTATTCATCTGTCAGTAGAATTACCAGTAGTAGAAGGGTTATGCGCCTTCTCAAAATGTCATCAtcgctgtatgtgtgtatatgtgcgtgcgtacatttgagtgtgtgtgagcgagaaaTAGAGATAGTATGTTCGGAGCAAAGAGAACATGAATATCCTCCAGTATTTAATAACTGGCTTGAGCAACCTGCTGAATTACACACTCTGAATTATTCTGTATGTTGGTCATGTGAAGGGTGCAATATAAAACCGTGTTAATGCTCTTTTTGTATGAAGAAAACTAATAGCATCTCTAatgccatctctctccctccctccttgtCTGTCATTCTTCTCACGTCAGGCTGTTCGAGACCCTCCAGTCTCTCTTCTGGTCCGTGTTTGGCCTCCTCAACCTGTACGTGACCAACGTGAGGGCCCGGCACGAATTCACAGAGTTCGTCGGCGCCACCATGTTTGGCACGTACAACGTCATCTCGCTCGTGGTGCTGCTCAATATGCTCATCGCCATGATGAACAACTCCTACCAGCTCATTGCGGTGAGGCACAGCCGGCCATTACAGGCATCTGATTACAGCGCGCGATGAAGTGATGGCGGAGGCCGTGATGTTGGAGAGCGTTTACGTCTAACGCACGCTTCTCTGATTAATGTCAGAGACCCTGTCCACTCCAAAATCACATTTTCATTTCTGCTGTGATTTGGTGATGTGAATATAAAACTGTGCTTCTGcaatacatattacatatgTTTGTTGCTTTGACTCACAGCTCCTATTGGCTCACAGCTCCTATTGACTCACAGCTCCTATTGGCTCACAGCTCCTATTGGCTCACAGCTCCTATTGGCTCACAGCTCCTATTGGCTatctcatttaaaaaccaggatgTACATCTTCTCAAGCTTAGaagacaaaaaacaaagaaaaataattatGAGACTTATGAGAATGTCTATtatgagaaaaaaacaaaaaacggtgGAACTGTcctttaatgaatgaatgaatgaatgaatgaatttaaGTCCCATCCTGACCTGAAAATATACTGTATGTTCTTTAAGGGATTCAGTATGAGCCTGAGGAAACGTTTAAATAACCGTCCATGACCTTAACGCATAATCAACCTGAATGGATAGTACACTTTAGGCTACTTTGTACCAAAGCTCCTGCTTAATCAAACATCCCTTTCCATACACATACATTATCATTCTGTGATGTTTTGTTTACCTATATTATAAATAGTAGACACCATGACCCAGAAGGTAAATGAGAAGGCTCTCATGACGCGTGAGTCACTTTACGGTAATTTGCATCATTTGGGTGGCAGCACGCACCACGAGTGCTTAAGCAGGTTTGTGTGGGATTCTCTAGTGGAGTGTGCTGCGTGAGAGCTTGTGTAAGCTGTCTTTCTCGCTCTTTAATGCATCCCTAATGGGAGCAGTTATAGTGTTTGTATAAACAAGCACAAGCATGTGCCGTATCACACAAGCGATCCCGTCACGAGCTTGAGCGGCTTAGCGTTagcatggggggtggggggggggtggatggttGATGAAAGACGGGATTTGTGGGTGCCCCGTGTGAGGCTGagcaatgcccccccccccttccaatCTTTGTGCAGGACCACGCTGACATCGAATGGAAGTTCGCCCGCACCAAGCTGTGGATGAGCTACTTCGACGAGGGCGGGACGCTTCCCCCGCCCTTCAACATCGTGCCCAGCCCAAAGTCAGTGTGGTACTTGTGCGTGTGGCTCCATGGCCGCCTCTGCTCCCAGGACCCCCCGGACCCCAATGAGCAGCAGAAGCACGAGAACCTCAAGGAGTTCACGGTATGGACCCGGCTGCACCAACACCACTGGCCTGACACACATCCTTAATATGCTGTAGCTCATATTTACTGGAATAGTGATTGTGTCCTAGGAAAACTCATAAAACACATAAGGTTTGTATCTTATTCAGCACGCCATTCCTTTAGTAATGCACTAAAGGCTTTTGTGGGTTGCCACATTCACCAATTTTCTTGTAGACAAAAACTAAAGTACAAAATGGTCCAGACCTGCCATACAGGTCATGCAGAGCTGGTCCCCAAAGAAGAAAAACGGTATGGACTAAACACATTGGATTAATTAATCCATTTCAGAAGCTTGAGGAAATGTGATACTGAATGTTTAACTTCGTACACTCCTGTAGCAACTATTCTGACACCATTGTTCTATTTTTTCTCCCATGCCAAGTTAAATCTAAGTAGCTGCTTATCTGAACTGCTATGAACCTTTTATGAGCTTGACGTGCTATGCTGGTGCACATGATTTTCTATACAGAGGCAAAATAAGCCTTGAGTTCAAAAAGCAAAAAAGGGTAGATTTTCATCATTTAACAGTTTGTGATGTATCATATCGACAGCCTCTGTGCAGGGGAACATCCTCTGCTACAATGCCTTACAGGCCAACAGTACAATGCCTTACAGGCCAACACCACAACACATTATCATGGCTCCTGCTCTCCATCTTCCCTTGACCTCTTGCTTTAGCGAGCTGGGTTATTTTTCGGATTTCATTCAAAACCTCATCGTGCTTATTTCTGTGGCGGTACAGACCTGAAGCAGCAATCTTGGTAATGTTCGTTTCCTTGGCTTTATCGGATATAATGCTTGGGAAATGTTTTCACGGTATATACTCGTACGCACAGGCGGGTAAGGAGGACGGGTTCAGATCAGTCGAAGCGTGGCCCTTTCCTTCCACCGTCGGGGTGCAGTTCCAACCCTGCCCAGCCTGACACCTGTTTGATACCCACCGCGTATTTTGCTTTTTCGCCTCGGCCAGCATAAAAATAACCTGCATGGACAAATCcttcaaaaaaaagaaaagaggtgAACAATGCCGGCAAATGCTTTCGAATGCGGGAAACGAGCGAAAAGGAAGAGACGAAAGAGGAGTTTGGCTATCGCCTAGACAACGCTGCGCGTCGCTCGTCCAGCCTCGAGTTACCATGGGCCAGTGGCGGTTGCTAAGCAACCGCGCTTCAACCATGCCAATTCCCCTGACGTCTCCCCATCAGTTGAACTTCTCTGCTCTGCGCGCCAGGCTCGactaggtttttttttctctacccctccatccctctctccctttgtccctctttccctccctctctcttttatgCCCCTCTCTTGCAAAACTCTCCCACATTCTCCCACACACAGCGTGCTGAATCGCACAGATTTGGGTTCAAAAATCATTATGTAAGTCCTCTGGAGTTTATTTTTGAATCTTGAAATGCTGTTGCAGCGGGCAGCATGTGCGAGGTCCTCTCCAAGTGAGCAGAGGAGCGCCGTGCTCTCGGCTGATAAGGAGAGCGCGTTTACAGCCGGCATTCCCGCCGGGAGTTCAGGAGTTCAGTGCAGGGTCACTTTTAAAGCTATATCAATATTACACAAATTGGGCTGTTTAAGCACTGCGCAGGGGTCCAAGCACTCAAGCAACCGGCACTGCGGCTTGGAATAGAATAGGCTCCCATATCAGCGTCAATATCACTCAAACGCTCACCGTTTCGACACTCTGCCCCATTCTGCATGCGGCCTCCGCCCGTTCGGTTGATATCCATCCTCCATTCCAACGATACAGACTGCGCCATCGGTCGCGTCGTGGCAGAACGCGCCGCCGCTCCTGCTGATTATTGAACAGAATTGAACTGTCAGACGGCAGCGAGAATGAACGTTGCTttccttcccccccccccctcttcttCTTGCAGGAGAGGCATGCTGACAACCTCATTCAGAACCAGCACTATCAGGTAATTGAGCCGCTCCCATTACGACGTGGTGGTTGACTCGAGCGGCTGCTCCATTGCGTCCGCGCCCACGGAAGTCGTTACTGCTGGTGTTAACATATGCCTGCAGCTCGGAGCAAAATGAGCGAGCCCTTCAGGGTGTGTGTCAGGATGAGACGTTTTCGGAACGCCTCACGTAAGGTCCGAGAATGGAAGCATTCGTTTTTAGTATTCCTTTAGGATTCCTCTTCAGCAATGGTACAGCATTGTCCACGTAATACAAAAATGACACAAATGTATCATTAGTGGTTTACATTACTTCCCACGATGATAAGAATGCTCAGATATGGGGTTCCAGTAAAAAGAGCGAGTCATTAGATACTGTACGCTGGGAGTCGAGCTAACACCACCATTCATGTATTATTTTCTCATGATATACCTGTTGGTCTTCCTGTGACAGTATTGCTTTCTCAGCAAAAGCCAAAGGCatgaatatttttatattgagtGAACTCTGATGGGAACACGGCGTTTCGTCCTTGCACTTGTGTCTTACCATGTTAGGAAGTGAAAATCTTTCTGTTTCTGTGGCGTGCTGCTCTGGGTGAATGCGCTCCGTTCTGGCGCTAATTGCTACACGGCTGGCTATTTATCCGCAGCCACGCCTCTGTGTCTGCCGTcatgccgggggggggggggggggggtcacggcACCGTCACTGCTGGCCTGTATCCTGCCCTCGGCTGACACAAACACCATCTAGTTTCCATGCCAGAAGAGTTATCAAAGAGTGCATGTCGCATGCTTTCACAGGTTACAAATCAGGGCATGTGTAAGCCAACGACCACTTCAGGGAGGACCTGTGTGGTTGGGTTATGGAGCAACACGAGAACAGGCGTTTTAGTCAGGCTGTTTCGTTTGTTTGCCACTGCATTACACAAGCAGAATAATTTTTCCCGCCACATTCAGGAGAGGTGTGATTGATTTCATCATCCTAAGCAAGTCCCAGAAGCATGATTTGGGTTGTTTTGTCAAGCCATCACTGACTCGTCCTTTATCGATATGTAAATGTATGCTAATACATGCATGTCCAGATTTTCACCTCCAGCTAATACATATGCCATGAATATGCCCAAAACTGTTTTTCTTCCTTAATAAACTGGAATTGCATAATATGCATATTGAAATGGTCCCCTTCCCGCTCTGATCCACCCCACCAGCACCAATAAAAAAGATTAGATCGCCTCCTTTGGGGTCCAGAGAGCCCTCTGAATATTTCCGCAAGGAGCAAACATGATTATTTTAGGAGTGTGATATTCCATGTCAGCGTTCCATGAGCTGAATTCTAGCAGCTATGTTGCTTTTTCTGGCTGTTTGTTCCAGGAGGTGATCCGAAATCTGGTGAAACGCTACGTGGCAGCCATGATCCGCAGAACCAAAACAGACGAAGGGCTGACGGAAGAGAACTTCAAGGTTCCTGCTGCGTTCTTCTACCTTAAATCCATAATCAGGAAGCTGTGGCCATTTTCGTTATTGCCTTGTGACCTCCGAGGCTACTGCACCTTCTTTCAGAGCTTTATTTATGTGCAGTGCCTTGCTGGAAGTTTCTGGAAATCACGGGTCTCTGTAAGGTCCATTTAGAAATTAACTAAATATTCACATAATAGACTCTGCTCATTTCAAGGACAATTACATCCGATTTGAAAGGCTCCATTTCCCATGTCAGATGGTGGGCTTTTGCCTGAAAGAAAGAATGTCAGAATGCCACAGGCCCTTAGGCAAGCCTTAGGCGCCCGCCTTAGGGGCACCTCACTGGCAGCTCCTGCTTTCTCATCCAAGGCAAAGAAGCCCTTTGCTGGAGAGTCAGGCCTGTTAGCCTCTAAGCCCCATTTTATCCATTAGACTCCAGCAACGATACATTTCCTGTAATTGAGCGATATGGTTTGTGTGGCTTTGCCCTCCCTTAATTGAGTCCCTGTCTCCCGGTGCTCCATTAAGGAGCTCAAACAGGATATCTCCAGCTTCCGTTACGAGGTCCTGGACCTGCTGGGCAACCGCAAACCACCCCGGCGCACCACATCATCCAGCGGCGAGGCCACGCAGCGGGACGACGGGACGGAGaccggggaggaggaggaagatgaggatgaagaaGATGAGGAGGGCGGGGCCAGTGCGGCAGGCCGCAGAGCCGAGGCCCTCCACCGAGGTTCTGTCACATACTCGCGGGCCAAGAGGAGCCAGGAGGGCCCGTTCGGCGTGGCAGCCCTGTTCCGCTCCATGGCAGGTGCCGAGGAGGCGGCGTTGGCGGCCGCTGCGTCCGAGGAACGTCTGAAGAGCAACGGTCTGCGAAAGAGCAGGTGGTCGCCGTCCTCGCTGGCCAGGGCCGGCCATCGGCTGCAGCGCTTCTCCCGCTCCAAGAAGGACTCCCTGCGGCGCCTGGGCTCGCTCTTCCACCGCATGAACGGCCACGTCCCGGAGACGCGGCCCAGCGGCCAGACGGAGCCGCCCGCCCGGCGCCGGCGCCAGTCCCCCGCTTACAGCATTTCGGACGGACTCCTACGGCCGCTGGACTCCTGGCTGGTACCGCGGACTCTGCCAGAGGACCGGGGGACGGGGAGCGACACGCACCTGCACGCTGTGGACATGGCGGCGGGGCCGAGGAACCGAAGCCCCTCGCGGTCCACATCGCAGCAGGCCAACGGCAGGGACAGCCTCCTGCTCAGGGCGCCGGGTCACTCCTCACTGCCTCCCCTGCACTGTGCTTCCAGCCTGACTGCCTCCAACTCCCGTCTACTCACCTCAAACGAGGACGTCTGCCAGGGCTGGGTGGGACCCTGTGACAGTCTGGGCCCCTCCTACTGGGAACAGGAAGAGTCTGTCACAACACAGCTCTAGAGTTGGAGACTTTCATTGGCTGCTTAAATTGCCATGGTGACCAAGACAATAGTGCTGTGATCTTACTGATCTATAATGACTGCATATTGCCAATACTGACAATGGACAATACTCATACAGTATATGCTTTTATTACTGCAAACTATAATCAGCAAATAAGTAGTCTTTCAATACTCAGTACACTATTGGGAATGTTACCGTTTAAGATTTCTGCAATATGGGAGTGCATTTTCATTGATACAATGCAATGCTGCTTTTTTATTACACACTAGTACACATTAAACGGCATTTTATTTGCAGTATACACTTATTACTAAAGGGTACATTTAGCTACTACCGACAGTATTGCTCTTATCGATTTAAGAATGCTTCCCTGGCTTCTAAGTTGTCTCAAAAAAGCGATGTCAAGAGTTCGATATGAATGGGAGCTGAAAATGCAAGATCTTTAGCTTTTGTAGTTCTGGTAGAGAAACCAGGAACGTGTAACAAAAGCTCACGCTTTAGCCAGTGGAGAACCATTCGGCCATTTCAGTGTGGCTACATATCAAAAGTCAGTGACCTTTTGGCCATTTCAGTGTGGCTACATGTCAAAGGGCAGCAACATTGCCAAAGAGCCCCTATGCAGAACATTATTCCTTTGACCTTTCACACACATTATTTAAAGTCGGAGAACTTCGTCCCCTTTTGTTGTTAAGCGTCAGCTTTTTGTCGCAAAGCAAGTGTTAGAGAGTGGGTCAATTGTTCAGCAGATGGCTCTGGTGTCGGAAGACAACCTGGAGTGGGAGGGGGTTGGGAGCCCACGTGCATGTACTTTGCAGTAccataaaggtgtgtgtgaagggcatAAGCATGTATCAGTTGAAAGGCAATGTAGTCTCTGGTCAGCGGCTGTGCAGTGTTCGTCAGATTGTGAAACCTGAC encodes:
- the trpc5b gene encoding short transient receptor potential channel 5 — its product is MNPMAQLYYKKASYSPYRDRIPLQVVRAEAELSAEERAYLTAVEKGDYAGVKAALEQADIYYNINVNCLDPLGRSALLIAIENENLEVMELLLSHGVHMGDALLYAIRKEVVGAVELLLSHRKPSGERQMPSLMMDTQFSEFTPDITPIMLAAHTNNYEIIKLLVQRKVTVPRPHQIRCDCVECVSSSEVDSLRHSRSRLNIYKTLASPSLVALSSEDPILTAFRLGWELKELSKVENEFRQEYEELSQQCKLFAKDLLDQARSSRELETILNHRDDHSEELDPRKCRDLAKLKLAIKYHQKEFVAQPNCQQLLATLWYDGFPGWRRRHWAVKLVTCFTIGLLFPVFSIIYLLAPKSTIGLFIKKPFIKFICHTASYLTFLFLLLLASQHIVQTDLHVQGPPPTIVEWMILPWVLGFIWAEIKEMWDGGFTEYVHDWWNLMDFAMNSLYLATISLKIVAYFKYNSSRPREEWEMWHPTLIAEALFAVANIFSSLRLISLFTANSHLGPLQISLGRMLLDILKFLFIYCLVLLAFANGLNQLYFYYETQAADEPNHCKGIRCEKQNNAFSTLFETLQSLFWSVFGLLNLYVTNVRARHEFTEFVGATMFGTYNVISLVVLLNMLIAMMNNSYQLIADHADIEWKFARTKLWMSYFDEGGTLPPPFNIVPSPKSVWYLCVWLHGRLCSQDPPDPNEQQKHENLKEFTERHADNLIQNQHYQEVIRNLVKRYVAAMIRRTKTDEGLTEENFKELKQDISSFRYEVLDLLGNRKPPRRTTSSSGEATQRDDGTETGEEEEDEDEEDEEGGASAAGRRAEALHRGSVTYSRAKRSQEGPFGVAALFRSMAGAEEAALAAAASEERLKSNGLRKSRWSPSSLARAGHRLQRFSRSKKDSLRRLGSLFHRMNGHVPETRPSGQTEPPARRRRQSPAYSISDGLLRPLDSWLVPRTLPEDRGTGSDTHLHAVDMAAGPRNRSPSRSTSQQANGRDSLLLRAPGHSSLPPLHCASSLTASNSRLLTSNEDVCQGWVGPCDSLGPSYWEQEESVTTQL